GCGGCGACTCGGGCAGTTCGAGCGCGAAGGACTCAGCTCGATGCTCGATGAGCTGCGCGCGCACGACGGGCTGCTGGGCAGAACGGTGCGTGTCGATGAGCGTCGCGGGACCGCCCGCGGCATCGATCAGAACGGTGCGTTGCTACTCGAGGTAGAAGACGGCACCTATTTCCATATAGAAAACGGAACGATCGAGCTAGCTTGAGCGGACGATGGGGAGGCGTCACCGCGTCACTCACTCGATAGCTGGCCTCAGGCGGCGCAGAGCTCCTGTCGTCCCCCGTCGTCGAGGATGCCTGCCAGTAGGCGGCGGCCACGAAACAGCCGACTCATCACCGTGCCAACCGGCACGCCGAGCTGTGAGGCAGCCTCCTTGTAGCTCTTCTCTTCGATGTCCACCAAGGTGACGGCGCTGGCGAACTGAGTTGGGATGGAGTCCAGGGCGCTCTGCACGGAGCGGCTCAGGCTCTTCACCACGGGCTCAGGGTCGCGCTGCGTCCAGGCGCAAGGATCGGTACCCAGGGAATCGAGCGCTCGGCGTTCGCGTTTCAGCTTACGACAGCGCGTGACGAACACGCTGAACAGAACTTGGTTGAGCCAGGCTTTGAGATTGGTTCCCACCTGGTAGCTCTCTTCAAACCGCAACGCGCGCATCCAGGTCTCCTGCACGAGATCTTGAGCCTCCACGGGATTGCGAGTCAGGCGCAGAGCCCGCGCGTCGAGGGCCCCGCAAAGTGACGCGAGCTGGGCGCGAAACTCATGAGCAGCTCGCTCTCGGTCTGCGGGAGACGACTGAATCGAGCGCGACACGGCAACGGGCTGGGGCGGGGCAACAGGGGTCGTTTCAAGCATTGATGTCCTCCACGGCTTGGCTTTTACAAGTCACGTGCCACTCGCTGCGCCCACGGAAATCCTTGTGATTCTCAGCGGTTAACATTCAAGAAACGATTGGCTCGTGTCCCAGGGTCGAAGGCGCGTGTCCACGGACACACGCGTGTCCCCAGTGTTCGGAGGGCGACGGCGAACCGTGACAACAACTTCGCAGGCGCTCATGTGGCGCGAGGGGGACGCCGAGGGCGCCAGGCCTTGCTTGGCGGCAGCTAGTCAGCCAGACGCGACCAGGCGTGTGGCACCTGATCCGCCAGCTCGGACGCCAAGAGGCCAACTTGCGCGCCGCGCTCATCCGCCCAAAGCTCGCCCGCCAGGCCATGTAGGTAGGCACCAAGCGTCGCTGCTTCCAAGCCTGGCAGATGACTCAAGAGCGCACCGATCACGCCACTTAGTACGTCTCCAGAACCGCCCGTCGCCAACACCGCCGACCCACTGGGGTTGATGCGGGTCGCGACGCCAGGCCTTTTGATGAGCGTGTACGGTCCCTTGAGCAGCACCGTTGCGCGGGTGAGCTCCGAAGCCCGCTCGACCGCCGCAAAGCGGTTCGCTTCAACTTGCTGCGCGGAAATTCCTAGGAGGCGCCCGAGCTCCGCGGGGTGAGGCGTCAACACGAGCTCGCCCGTGTGCACAGCGAGCTCCGCCGCGCGTCCGCTGAAATGCGTCAACGCGTCCGCGTCGAACAACTTCGGCCCTGGCCAGCCGAGAGCGCCGTTCACGATCAGCTTGGCCCTTGAGTCCAGACCTAGGCCAGGCCCGACCACGATCGCCGTTTGCTCCGCCAGTGCTTCCCCTAAGGAAGCTTCCGCACGCACGGGGTCGAGGGCGCGTGTCATCGCCTCGACCACCCGCGTATCCAGCTGCAGGACCGCCTCCGGGTAGTTGCAGATCGTCACCAGCCCGGCGCCAGCACGATGAGCCGCACGCGCACTCAGCAACGCGGCACCGGTTTTCCCCGCGGATCCGCCGAGCACCGTCACTCGCCCAGCGCTCCCCTTGTGCAATGCGGCGCGTCGCGACGGCAGCAACGGCTTCAAATCCAGCGCCTCCACTAGCTCCGCGACAGGCAGATCTGGCAGGTCCCCGTCCGCCAGTGGCAGCTCTCCCGGGACGCCA
This sequence is a window from Polyangiaceae bacterium. Protein-coding genes within it:
- a CDS encoding sigma-70 family RNA polymerase sigma factor; protein product: MLETTPVAPPQPVAVSRSIQSSPADRERAAHEFRAQLASLCGALDARALRLTRNPVEAQDLVQETWMRALRFEESYQVGTNLKAWLNQVLFSVFVTRCRKLKRERRALDSLGTDPCAWTQRDPEPVVKSLSRSVQSALDSIPTQFASAVTLVDIEEKSYKEAASQLGVPVGTVMSRLFRGRRLLAGILDDGGRQELCAA
- a CDS encoding NAD(P)H-hydrate dehydratase, which codes for MIPVFSREQMRAFDARAIDECGVPGVILMENAGRGAAEIIAARLRRANAPVLVLCGPGNNGGDGFVVARRLLTLGYEPQVFLTCDPQKLRGDALINYRAYAGLRREVQRLDAGLDAFEQALTGAAAVVDGLLGTGLDRELDGLVAELVERCNAAPVQRFALDLPTGLHANDGRVLGDAFRADVTISFAGRKLGLLTPNGKEVCGELCVVDIGVPGELPLADGDLPDLPVAELVEALDLKPLLPSRRAALHKGSAGRVTVLGGSAGKTGAALLSARAAHRAGAGLVTICNYPEAVLQLDTRVVEAMTRALDPVRAEASLGEALAEQTAIVVGPGLGLDSRAKLIVNGALGWPGPKLFDADALTHFSGRAAELAVHTGELVLTPHPAELGRLLGISAQQVEANRFAAVERASELTRATVLLKGPYTLIKRPGVATRINPSGSAVLATGGSGDVLSGVIGALLSHLPGLEAATLGAYLHGLAGELWADERGAQVGLLASELADQVPHAWSRLAD